TGCGCGCTCCTGATTGCGTTGCGTGAAAGAGGAAACCCGTGCGTCACGAAGCGGCCCGCGCGTCCGCGGCGATGGCCGCCTCGCGCAGCTCGCGCTTGAGAATCTTCCCGGCCGCGGACACCGGCAGGGACTTCACCAGCTCCACCCGCTTGGGGACCTTGAAGCGTGCCACCCGGCCCTTGAGGTGCTCGAGCAGCGCCTCCGCCGAGGCCTCGGCCCCGGGCTTGAGCACCACGTAGGCCCGGCCACACTCGCCCCACTTCGCGTCCGGCACGCCCACCACCGCGCACTGCTGCACGGCGGGGTGCTCGTAGAGGACGGACTCCAGCTCCAGCGGGTACACGTTCTCTCCGCCGGAGATGAACATGTCCTTCTTGCGGCCCGCGATGGTGAAGAAGCCATCCGCGTCCACGCGCGCCAGGTCCCCGGTGTGGAACCAGCCGTCCGCGCTGATGGCCTCCTTCGTGGCGGCGTCGTCCTCGAAGTAGCCGGAGCACATGGAGGGCCCCTTCAGCACCAGCTCCCCCACCCCGCCCACGGGCACCGAGTTGCCGGCGTCGTCCACCAGCTTCGCGTCGATGAAGTAGTTGGGCCGGCCGATGGAGCCCGCCTTGGACACCGCGAACTCCGGCCCCATGCTGAAGATGCCCGGGCCGAACTCCGTCATGCCGAAGCCCTGCTTGAAGGGCACCGGGTGCACCGCCTGCCACGCCTGGAGCAGCGGCACCGGCAGGGGCGCCCCGCCGCTGGTGACGAAGCGCACGGAGGAGAAGTCCGTCCCCTTCCAGCGCGGCGAGTCCATCAACTGCTGGTACTGCGTGGGCACCGCGAAGAAGAGCGTCACCTTCTCCTTCGCCACCAGGCCCAGCATCTCGTCCGGGTCCCACCGGCGCATCAGCACCACGGTGCCGCCCACGGTGAGCAGCGGCAGCGTGTAGACGAGCAGCCCGCCCGTGTGGAACAGCGGCGTGTGCGTCACCGTCACGTCGCCCTGACGGATTTCATGCACCAGCGTGTTGAGCGTGTTCCACGCCACCATGCGGTACGAAACCTTCGCGCCCTTGGACCGGCCCGTCGTCCCACCGGTGAAGAGCAGGCAGAGGATGTCCTCCTCGCTCACCGCGTCGTTGGTGACAGGAGCGGCGGGCGCGTACGCCACGGCCTCCTCGTACGGATCCGCGCCGGGCAGCCCCCGAGCCTCCAGGGACACCAGGCGCAGGCCGTCACCCACGTGCTCGCGCACCTGGGCCACCGCGTCCTTGAAGTCGTCCCCGAACAGCAGCACGCGCGGGCGGACGGCGCGCACGCCCTCCGTCAACTCCGCCGCGTGCAGCCGCCAGTTGTAGGGCACGAAGATGGCGCCCAGCTTCGCGCACGCGAACAGCGTGTCCAGGTACTCCACGCCGTTGTGCGCGACGATGCCCACGCGGTCGCCGCGCCGCACGCCCGCCACGTCCCGCAGCCAGCCCGCGAGCGCGTTGGCGCGCGCGTTCATCTGCCGGTAGGTGAAGCGGCCCGCGTCCCTGCGGGCCACGTCCACCACGGCCACCGCGTCCGGCCAGTAGAGGGCACCCCGCCCCATCCAGTCCCCGATGAACATGCGAAGAACTCCTGTCTGAATGAGGCGGGGTGTGGGGGGGGACTAAGCCGTCCAGCGGTAGAGGGCGGACGCCATGGCGAGGCCACCGCCGCTGGCGCAGAAGGCGACCAGGTCGCCCTTCTTCACCTTGCCCTGCACCACCGCGTCGTCCAGCGTCATGGGGATGCAGGCGGAGCCCGTGTAACCCCACTTGTCCATCGTGTAGTGCGCCTTCTCCATGGGCTGATTGAGCGCCTTCATGGTGGCTTCAATCGTGCGCAGGTTGAGCTGCGTGAAGACGAACAGCTTCACGTCGTCCAGCGTCTGGTCCGCGCGCTTGAGCAGCGTGTCCAGCAGCATGGGCCAGCGCTCGGTGTTGAACGTGGAGGGGAACTTGCGCACGAACTGCACCGCGGGCTTGCCGTCCGTCAGCGCCAGCGTCTCCGCCGTGGCGGGCCGGTTCGTGCCGCCGGTGTAGATGCCCAGCGCGTCGTGGTACTCGCCGTTGGCCAAGAGCTTCGCGCCCAGGAAGCCCGGCTTGTCGGACGCGCCCAGCACCACCGCGCCCGCGCCGTCCGCGAACAGCGTGCAGGTCTTCTTGTCCTTCCAGTTCACGTAGCGGGTCATCCCGTAGGCGCCCACCACCAGGATGCGCTGGTAGCTGTCGTCCGACGAAATCGTCTTCGACGCCACGTCCAGCGCCGTCACCCAGCCCGCGCACGCGGCGTTGATGTCGTAGGTGCCCGCGTTCACCGCGCCCAGCTTGGCCTGCACCACGGACGACGTGCCGGGGGAGAGGTAGTCCGGCGTGTCACTGGCCACGAGCACCAGGTCCAGCTCCTTGGGGTCCACCTTCGCGCGGGCGAGCGCCTCCTTCGCGGCGGCCACGGCCAGGTCGCTGGTGGCCTGGTGATCCGCCATCACGTGGCGCTGCTTGATGCCCACGTTCTGCTGGAGCCACTCGTCCACCTTCTCGCCGAGGATCTTCTCCACGTCGGCGTTGGTGAGGAGCTTCTCGGGGACGTAGCGGCCGGTGGACAGGATGTTCGCGTAACGCATGACGGTGTTTCAGCTCCGGGGACCGCGTGACGGACGGCGGGGGGACGGCTTCGACTTCGGGGGGGCGGGCTTCGAGGGCTTCGGGACGGCCTGGAGATGCGTGCGCGCGGCGTCCGGGGGCAGGCCGTGGGACAGGAGCGTCATCGCCGTGTCGAGCACGCGCTCCAGCCCCATGTCCTCCTCCCAGAGCACCCAGCGCATGCCCAGGAAGTCGCCAATGCCCATCAGGCAGTAGGCGAGCGCCTCCGGATCCATGCGGCGCACCTCGCCCTTGTCCATGGCCTGCTGGAGGCCGCGCACGTAGCCCTTGGCGAAGCGGTCGTAGTAGCGGCGGTAGCAGTCCGCGTCCACGAACTCCGCCTGCCGCACCACGCGGTAGAGGTTGGGGTGCTGGCGCACGAACTGGAAGAAGGCGCGCAGCCCCTCGCGCTCCACCTCCAGGCGCGTGGTGCACGCGGCCGTGGACTCCGCGATGAGGCGGCGCAGGCGCGCGCCCAGTTCGTCCACCACCTCCACGAAGATGGACTGCTTGTCCGGGAAGTACACGTAGAAGGTGCCCAGCGCGACGCTGGCCTTGCGCGTGAGGTCCGCGATGGACGCGCGCTCGTAGCCCTTGTCTCCGAACACCGCCTCCGCTGCCTTCAACAACTTCTGCCGCGTCCGCTGACCGCGCGGCGTGACGGGGACTCGTTCTGAAGTTGAAGGGCGATTCATCTTTCAGGACGGGTAGCACCCGGCCGACCGCCCTGTCAAAAGCGGATGGATGGCTCCTTGCGTCAAAGACAGACACGGACGCGCGGCGTCAAACACCTCGCCGCCTGCCCGCCTGGAGACTCCGGAGGTCGGGTGGAGGACGATCCACCGGCCTCAACCATTTTGCGTGCAAACGGACTTGCACTTGGGGACAAGTGCATATAACTTCACCGTCGACTGCCAAGGCTGCTTATAAAAATAAGGTTTCAAGCCCCATGGACGCCCTGGATTATCGCATCGTGGACATGCTTCAGCGCGATGGCCGGGCCACGCAGCTGGAGCTGTCACGTGGGGTGAAGCTGTCCCAGCCGGCGGTGGCGGAGCGCATCCGCAAGCTGGAGGAGAAGGGCGTCATCACCGGCTACACGGCGCGCGTGGACGCGACGCAGCTGGGCAAGGACATCACCGCCTTCATCGGGGTGAGCATCGAGCACCCCAAGCACTTCGAGGGCTTCGCGCGGAAGGTGGCGGAGCTGTCGGACGTGCTGGAGGCCCACCGGGTCGCGGGGCAGGACTCGTACGTCTTGAAGGTGAAGACCGCGAACACGCGGACGCTGGACTCGCTGCTGGTGGAGACGCTGCGCACCATCCCGGGCGTCACCCGCACGAGCACCACCATCGTCCTGTCGACCTTGAAGGAAGACACGCACGTGCGTGTCCCCGATGAGCTGTTGAACGGAGAATGAACATGAGCGCGGACGCTATGAGTGCCCCCCTGCCCCCTCCTCCGGCCTACCGGCTGTCCCAGCGCATGTCCCGGATGAAGACGTCCGCGGTGCGCGAAATCCTCAAGATCGCCGAGCGCCCGGACATCCTCTCCTTCGCGGGCGGCCTGCCGGCTCCGGAGCTCTTCCCGAAGGACGCCATCGCCAAGGCGTTCGCGGAGACCTTCGCCAGCGACGCGGACGGGCGCTCCGCGCTCCAGTACAGCACCACGGAGGGCTTCGCCCCCTTGCGCGAGTGGATCGCCGGGCACCTGGCCCGCAAGGGCCAGAACGTCCACGCGGACCAGGTGCTCATCACCAGCGGCTCGCAGCAGGGCCTGGACCTGGTGGGGAAGATCCTGCTCGACCCGGGTGACCTGGTGGTGGTGGAGGACCCCAGCTACCTGGCGGCGCTCCAGACCTTCGGCGGCTACGAGGTGGAGTTCGCCACCGTGCGCAGCGACGACGCGGGCATGGACACGGACGACCTGGCGGCCCTGCTGAAGAAGCGCCAGCCGAAGCTGCTCTACGTCATCCCCAACTTCCAGAACCCCAAGGGCACCACCCTGTCGCTGGAGCGCCGCAAGGCCCTGGTGCGGCTGGCCCAGGAGCACCGCTTCATCATCCTGGAGGACGACCCGTACGGCGAGCTGCGCTTCAAGGGCGTGCACCTGCCGTCGCTGGCGTCGCTGGACGACCAGGGCGTGGTGCTGTCCCTGTCCACCTTCTCCAAGACGCTGGCCCCGGGCCTGCGCCTGGGCTGGGTGACGGGCCCGAAGGCGCTGCTCAAGCCGATGACCATCGCGAAGCAGGCCACGGACCTGCACACCGCCACGCTCGCCCAGCGCGCCACGGCGCGGCTGCTGGAGACGTTCGACTACGCGGGTCACATCCAGGCGCTGATGCCCATCTACGCCCAGCGCGCCAACGCGATGCTGGACGCGCTGAAGACCCACATGCCCCAGGGCACCCAGTGGACCCGGCCGGACGGCGGCATGTTCCTCTGGGTGGAGCTGCCCGGCGGTCTGGACGCGGCGAAGCTGCTGCCCCGCGCCGTGGAGCAGAAGGTCGCCTTCGTCCCCGGCGCACCCTTCTTCGCCAACGACCAGAAGCCCCAGTTCATGCGGCTGAACTACTCCAACCGCCCGCCCGAGCTCATCGTCGAGGGCATGAAGCGGCTGGGCGCCGTCATCGCGGACGCTCTCTAGTTCCCGTCCTGCGGCCCCCAACGCACCGCGTCGGGGGCCCGGGCCTCATGAGAAGTTGAAGCTTGATTCAGGTTTCAGCCTCCGCGGCGCTGGCCAGCGCCCGCGCGGTGTGCGTACCCTTGCGCGCGTTTTTTCTTTGGACGCCCAGGAGAGGCACATGCAGCTGAAGGACCTGAAGATCATCGTCACCGGTGGCGCGCAGGGCATGGGCGCGCACTTCGCGCAGCGCATCCACGAGGCGGGCGGCCAGGTGGCCGTTGGCGACGTGAACGAGGAGAAGCTCGCGGCGCTGCCGGCGGGCATCCACCGCCGCAAGCTGGACGTGTCCAACGAGCAGGACGTCACGGACTTCGTGCAGTGGGCGCACGGCGCCATGGGCGGCCTCAACGGCCTCATCAACAACGCGGGCATCCTGCGCGACGCGCTGCTCGTGAAGAAGGACCGCACCACGGGGCAGATCAAGAAGCTGTCCACGGCGGACTGGAACGCGGTCATCGGCGTGAACCTCACCGGCGCCACGCTGATGGTGCGCGAGGTCGTCACCAAGATGGTGGAGACGGACCAGCGCCCCGGCGTCATCGTGAACATGTCGTCCATCGCGCGGCACGGCAACCGCGGCCAGTCCAACTACGTGTCCGCCAAGGCCGCGCTCGCCGCCAACACCGTCACCTGGTCGCGCGAGTTCGCGCCGTTCGGCATCCGCGTGGGCGCCATCGCCCCGGGCATGATTGAGACGCCCATGACGCAGGGCATGAACCAGAAGGCCCGCGACGCGCTGGTGGCCGCCATCCCGGTGGGCCGCATCGGCGAGCCGGAGGACATCTGGCAGGCCGTGAAGTTCATCGTGGAGTGCGACTACTTCAACGGCCGCACCATCGACGTGGACGGCGGCCACAACTTCTAGGCCGCCCGCTGCCGCACCGCGCCCCGGACCTCAGGCGCTCTTGCGCTTCCGGGGCGCGGGCTTCACGTCCACCCAGCGCTCCGCCCACTTGCCCAGCTCGTCGATGACCTTCCAGAACGCCTGACCCTTCTGCGTCAGGCGGTACTCGGAGCGGATGGGCGGGCCCGGGTCCACGTGGCGCTCCACGATTCCCTCCGCCTCCAGGTCCTTGAGCCGCTCCGACAGGACGCGCTCGCTGATGGTGCCAATGCGCTCCGTCAGCTCCCCGAAGCGGCACGGTCCGTCCATCAGGATGCGCAGGATGACGCCCGTCCAGCGCCGGCCCAACAGGTCGGCCGCCGCCAGGAACCGCGCGCACAGCGGGCTTGAGTCGTCATGCATCGTGTCCGCCTCCACCCGGAAGTATAGCGCCCGCCCTCTCCGCGCGGCATGCACTTACTTTTTGGAAGTAACTTGCGAAATAAAAGTGCCGCGGGTAGCCATGGGGTGTTCGCAACAAAGGACACCCCGCATGGCGACGACGAACACGGCCCTGGACACGGACGCGCTGGAGCAGCTCTTCATCGAGGCGCGCACGCACTCGGGCTGGCAGGACCGGCCGGTGACGGATGAGACGCTGCGCCGCATCTACGAACTGGCGCGCATGGCGCCCACCGCGGTCAACAGCCAGCCGGTGCGCCTGGTGTTCGTGCGGAGCCACGAAGCCAAGCAGAAGCTCAAGCCCTCGCTGTCCCCGGGCAACGTGGACAAGACGATGCAGGCGCCGGTGACGGTCATCGTGGCGTACGACACCGCGTTCCACGAGCAGATGCCCAAGCTGTTCCCGTCGCGCGACATGAAGAGCGTCTTCGCCGCCCAGACGCCGGAGGCGCGCGAGCAGGCGGCGTTCCTCAACGGCACGCTTCAGGCGGGCTACGTCATCCTGGCGGCGCGCGCGCTGGGGCTCGACTGCGGACCCATGGGCGGCTTCGACAAGGCCAAGGTGGACGAGGCCTTCCTCCAGGGCACCGGCTGGAAGTCGAACATCCTCCTCAACCTGGGCTACGGAGACCCGGCGAAGCTCTTCCCGCGCAACCCGCGTCTGGCTTTCGAGGACGCCTGCCGGCTGGACTGACACCGTCCAATCCCAGACAGCGCAGTGGTCCCCCCGTTCAATGGCTTCAGGCGGCTACAATCCTGAGTTTCTAGGTTAATCAGGAAGAAGCTGTCCCGGCGTCGGTTGAACGGGGCATGGGGCCGGTGACGGGAGTCAGGTGCGGTGGGGCGGGCCTAGTACAGCTGTTCGAGCGGCATCATCGTGCCCGCCTCGAACTCCGGCGCGCGGCGCAACTGGTCCAGCACGCGCGGGGCGCACCTCAGGTGCAGCATGGGCAGGGAACCGCCCGGCTCGCTCATGGCGCGCACGGCGCCCACCAACTGGTGTGCCTCCAGCCAGCGCATGAAGCTCTCGCGGAAGCGGGCGTTCTCCGCCTGGCCTTCCTTGTAGAGGTCCGCGCGCGAACGCAGGGGTGCCC
The sequence above is drawn from the Corallococcus sp. NCRR genome and encodes:
- a CDS encoding acyl-CoA synthetase, producing MFIGDWMGRGALYWPDAVAVVDVARRDAGRFTYRQMNARANALAGWLRDVAGVRRGDRVGIVAHNGVEYLDTLFACAKLGAIFVPYNWRLHAAELTEGVRAVRPRVLLFGDDFKDAVAQVREHVGDGLRLVSLEARGLPGADPYEEAVAYAPAAPVTNDAVSEEDILCLLFTGGTTGRSKGAKVSYRMVAWNTLNTLVHEIRQGDVTVTHTPLFHTGGLLVYTLPLLTVGGTVVLMRRWDPDEMLGLVAKEKVTLFFAVPTQYQQLMDSPRWKGTDFSSVRFVTSGGAPLPVPLLQAWQAVHPVPFKQGFGMTEFGPGIFSMGPEFAVSKAGSIGRPNYFIDAKLVDDAGNSVPVGGVGELVLKGPSMCSGYFEDDAATKEAISADGWFHTGDLARVDADGFFTIAGRKKDMFISGGENVYPLELESVLYEHPAVQQCAVVGVPDAKWGECGRAYVVLKPGAEASAEALLEHLKGRVARFKVPKRVELVKSLPVSAAGKILKRELREAAIAADARAAS
- a CDS encoding 3-oxoacyl-ACP synthase III family protein; protein product: MRYANILSTGRYVPEKLLTNADVEKILGEKVDEWLQQNVGIKQRHVMADHQATSDLAVAAAKEALARAKVDPKELDLVLVASDTPDYLSPGTSSVVQAKLGAVNAGTYDINAACAGWVTALDVASKTISSDDSYQRILVVGAYGMTRYVNWKDKKTCTLFADGAGAVVLGASDKPGFLGAKLLANGEYHDALGIYTGGTNRPATAETLALTDGKPAVQFVRKFPSTFNTERWPMLLDTLLKRADQTLDDVKLFVFTQLNLRTIEATMKALNQPMEKAHYTMDKWGYTGSACIPMTLDDAVVQGKVKKGDLVAFCASGGGLAMASALYRWTA
- a CDS encoding TetR/AcrR family transcriptional regulator — encoded protein: MNRPSTSERVPVTPRGQRTRQKLLKAAEAVFGDKGYERASIADLTRKASVALGTFYVYFPDKQSIFVEVVDELGARLRRLIAESTAACTTRLEVEREGLRAFFQFVRQHPNLYRVVRQAEFVDADCYRRYYDRFAKGYVRGLQQAMDKGEVRRMDPEALAYCLMGIGDFLGMRWVLWEEDMGLERVLDTAMTLLSHGLPPDAARTHLQAVPKPSKPAPPKSKPSPRRPSRGPRS
- a CDS encoding Lrp/AsnC family transcriptional regulator, with product MDALDYRIVDMLQRDGRATQLELSRGVKLSQPAVAERIRKLEEKGVITGYTARVDATQLGKDITAFIGVSIEHPKHFEGFARKVAELSDVLEAHRVAGQDSYVLKVKTANTRTLDSLLVETLRTIPGVTRTSTTIVLSTLKEDTHVRVPDELLNGE
- a CDS encoding aminotransferase-like domain-containing protein codes for the protein MSADAMSAPLPPPPAYRLSQRMSRMKTSAVREILKIAERPDILSFAGGLPAPELFPKDAIAKAFAETFASDADGRSALQYSTTEGFAPLREWIAGHLARKGQNVHADQVLITSGSQQGLDLVGKILLDPGDLVVVEDPSYLAALQTFGGYEVEFATVRSDDAGMDTDDLAALLKKRQPKLLYVIPNFQNPKGTTLSLERRKALVRLAQEHRFIILEDDPYGELRFKGVHLPSLASLDDQGVVLSLSTFSKTLAPGLRLGWVTGPKALLKPMTIAKQATDLHTATLAQRATARLLETFDYAGHIQALMPIYAQRANAMLDALKTHMPQGTQWTRPDGGMFLWVELPGGLDAAKLLPRAVEQKVAFVPGAPFFANDQKPQFMRLNYSNRPPELIVEGMKRLGAVIADAL
- a CDS encoding SDR family oxidoreductase, translated to MQLKDLKIIVTGGAQGMGAHFAQRIHEAGGQVAVGDVNEEKLAALPAGIHRRKLDVSNEQDVTDFVQWAHGAMGGLNGLINNAGILRDALLVKKDRTTGQIKKLSTADWNAVIGVNLTGATLMVREVVTKMVETDQRPGVIVNMSSIARHGNRGQSNYVSAKAALAANTVTWSREFAPFGIRVGAIAPGMIETPMTQGMNQKARDALVAAIPVGRIGEPEDIWQAVKFIVECDYFNGRTIDVDGGHNF
- a CDS encoding winged helix-turn-helix transcriptional regulator, with protein sequence MHDDSSPLCARFLAAADLLGRRWTGVILRILMDGPCRFGELTERIGTISERVLSERLKDLEAEGIVERHVDPGPPIRSEYRLTQKGQAFWKVIDELGKWAERWVDVKPAPRKRKSA
- a CDS encoding malonic semialdehyde reductase, yielding MATTNTALDTDALEQLFIEARTHSGWQDRPVTDETLRRIYELARMAPTAVNSQPVRLVFVRSHEAKQKLKPSLSPGNVDKTMQAPVTVIVAYDTAFHEQMPKLFPSRDMKSVFAAQTPEAREQAAFLNGTLQAGYVILAARALGLDCGPMGGFDKAKVDEAFLQGTGWKSNILLNLGYGDPAKLFPRNPRLAFEDACRLD
- the popD gene encoding PopC secretion inhibitor PopD: MRRKNGVPGEPQDISARMSSVAAVRPLPGSGGTVRALPGSGGVERDAQPGGDIDVTVMPREPAAPKRPAAASRAPLRSRADLYKEGQAENARFRESFMRWLEAHQLVGAVRAMSEPGGSLPMLHLRCAPRVLDQLRRAPEFEAGTMMPLEQLY